Sequence from the Paramisgurnus dabryanus chromosome 3, PD_genome_1.1, whole genome shotgun sequence genome:
attcaagtatttgtattttttcatttgtataATTTTGATATGTTTATGCTTTTTATCATCTAGGTAATTCATGGAGAGAAGGAAATGGGTCACTTAGGCCTGAAAAACAAACTAAAGGTAAATGGAGAAAGATAAACCAGTTATATACATACACAGGATTTCAGATGTACATGTATATCAACCAGCATGTGCATATTCAAGCCAGGGCCCTAAGAAAGAGGATTTATCTCCTTTAGAGCTCACCAGGCCCTGTTATTTTGTATGTTTGAAGCAGCCTTGTTATCTACACAACTTGCATTTGAGCCTCTCTCATAGAGTTGGGGTacataatcatcatcatcagtccTACATACAAAGACCCAGCATGCCCACAGTGGAGGACTGGGCACTTGTTGGCTCGCAGGCTAACCCGCCAGTCATTCCTCtgaattttaacatgttttggACGTTCTTTTTCAATCTGTGGTCTCGAGAACAGCTTAGAGAAAGgcagttaaaaatatatatattcatatatctTCAAAAACAGGCAATAGTGATTGTTGCTAGTGTCACTCGAGTAAAAAAGGAAAATGAAATATCTTCCAGAAAGGGATTTTCCTCTTTTAAGACTTGGTATCAACTGGCATGTGCCACAGGCCGTCTGATACAAAAGGTCCGTATGGACCCGGACCTGTAAAAATGAaacttaaacaaaataataataataataataataactctgCACCGTTCCCTTAGTATCGGAACAGGACAGAATTTAATACCATCAATACAGCAACCCCAGAGTCATCTGTTCGCCCCATTCGGGCGTAAAAGGCTTGCAAAGAGAAGCACTTCAGTCAAGAGTGTACTACAGAATTAAAGTTACCTCTTATATTTAATAATGAGACAAAAaccttgtttttttttggtttaaagaaAGATGTACCCAATGTGAACCATCTACAGTGCACCTAAACATTCTGGATTCCCTGTTTATTCTCAGCAGTCCTCCCAGTTGAACACTTAATACCTGGGACAAGGTGCTACCCGTCTGACTTGGTGCCAACTTGAGTTCTACCTCTCCATCTCCATGTGCTCTTTATAAAAACAACTATTGATAAAGTCTACATCCAAAACGGTTTAAAGAGCCCCAGTCTGATAAGATATCTGATTAATGCAATAATTCAAGTCGACGTTTTTCTAGACTAGCTTAATGTTACAGTAGGGACTCCTTCTCCAAGTCAACTCATCCACTTCGGTTTCAAGGATTTGGCTCTGAAGCCCAATGAATGCTTACATAACTCTGCCCCCTTTAAAGAGAAATCACTTTGGGGTTCTCTGAGGTTGCCCTGAGACTGCATATATGTATGTAATATGTACGCGATCATTCAGAGAGTAAACAGTGAGGGCCTGATTTAACAAGTGGGCTGGTTTCTTACTGCAGGCCACACTGCGAGGAAGCTGCCTGCTCAGAATGAACTGCTGAAGTTGAAGAGTGGGCTTGGAGAGAACTACAGTTTTTGAACTGCACTTCTCGGTCGGTCTTTGCATAGAAGTAGAGAGCCGAGTCTCCGTTATCGTTTGCTTTTATTACTGTCAGAGGAGGCGACCAGGTAAAGTAGTGTACTCTGCCTGCCCTTTGTCATAAGCACCAGTGTGAACGCGGCCTAGCAGGGCTGAAACAGAGAAGAAAAGTGCAAAGAGGCAGAGATGGGCTACGATGGAGAAGTAGAAGTCAAATTGAGCACCGTTCCTACACTTCATTATGCCACTTTGTTCAGTCCATCCCCATCGTAATGCTTCCGAGTGATTCTCTATCAATTGCCATCGGCGACATTAGCGGTCGCCGTATACACTGAGGTTTGCCTCTTATTCAGAGTGTTTCTGCATACGCGCAGCAAAAGGGGCTGGTGAGAGCAGCTACCGTAGAGACCACTGcattgacacacacacacgaacaaACGAAAACGAAAAAAAGCGCAAAACAACAATAACAtcaacagcaacaacaacaacattaacAACAGCAATGTTGacgaaataaaaataacaacacTGGCAATTCCAGGAGGGAAAAACCTCAATCGATAACCGTAACATGGTACATAAAACGAACCTGTCCACTTCCAGCTAAAGTGATCTTTGCATGAGAGGGAGAGTTTATGAGAGTGAAGTCGAGACGAGGTCGTGTGCTGGCGCAGTAGTACGTACTGATTGGCCAGGTCTAAAGGAGCCGCTGCTCCGGCCGAGCGTACGAGCGGCAGGTCCGTTCTGGCATCTGGTGCGCCGGCCTGGCACAGCGGATCAAAGTCAGAGCGTGGGCACCAGAGGCGCCACAGCAGATAGGCACTCAATGGCCACACTTATCATACAGGTAGGCGGGGCCACCAGGGCAGGCGGCCCCACAGAATCCATTAGAAACATTACAACACGTCAAGCTCCAGACGAGAAGGCTAATGATTTTGGAGTACTGTAACAGTGATATTTACTTTGATATATAGATCTATATATCATCTCGAAGAAAAAAACATGAACGCTTCAGTCTTGGTGTTTTTTTCCTCATCAGACATCCCTTCGATTTTgctaccatttttttttttttacgtccGAGTCCATTGGAAAGACAAGAaaataaatgtcaaaatccatttAGAGTTCAAAAAGGAGCCTGGAGAAGTTCTGTAGATTGCTTTTCATCGTTGCTCTTTTTTTTGTCAGTTTTCACACATCCATGTGTAATTTTGTTGGCATTGAAATCGGAGCTTGAAGCTCTTGCTAAGTGCTATGAATAAACCACCCCTTGTCTTTGTTCCATACTTTTGTAccaaatacaacaacaacaacaaaaaatgcactttgtctACTGGGTTACAAGAAACACCTCTTATTTGGTTTGAATCCCCTGTGCCCCTGTAGTCACACTGTCCTTGAGTGTGTAGAGGAAGTGCTTGTGAATGTTTTATCCCCAAGGGCTTACGCACCCAGAAGCTTCTCTTCTGTCGAGTCCCACGCAAGAGGACGCGAGTCTTTAATTCCCCAAAACAAGCTCCTACCGTTTCATCAGCAACAGTTTACTGTGTCGAGCTGGACGGAAGAGTCTGTGGCATATATTGCACGTCAGACAAACAACAATGAGGGCTTATGTTCTTGAAGAGGTCATTTAGGAAAATTCAAGAAAGTAGTCCATCGATTCCACGTGGCGCACTGGAAAAGGATTTCCTGTACGGTTTTTATGAGCAGTGGTTTACATATTTagcacacacgcgcacacatgCCCTCAGCTGTCCTCTCTCAGCGTAAGAAGATATGCCTCGGATGTGCAGTGGGGCCACATACTGTACCTGTCTGTCCTTTAAAGAGTAATGAGGACAGGAAGGCAACTGAGGGAAACAGGAAGGACAAATACATCTATGCTGTTTGAGATCGTTCGCACGACGGTCTGTTTTCGCTCGGCTGGCTCAGAAAATGAGAAAATGTGCAATTCTCCGATGAATTTCTTCAGTAAGTCTCGGGTACGAGTGGAGTGGGGACCGAACAGCAGTTAAGGCTAAAGTTTAGTGCTGTCAAATAATCCGTACAATCCAAACGATCACTGAAAAAGCCATGGATCCAGTCCAAGAAAAAGGGGGTTGTTTGGAATGATGCACGTTTCTTCGTGGAGAGGGGGGAAGTGGTGATATGCTGTGATTGGGCTGATGGGATGTGCTCGTGCCACTGGAATTGAAAAATATGGCAGCTTGTCTCATCAGCTGTAGTAAAACACACTTTCACACTGGTATCAGTCATTAGAGAAAAGTCTTAGTAAAGGTTCACTTCTCTTTTAGTCACCGTTCTTCTTAAGAAGTCTATAGAATACTGCAACCCAAGCCTCGTGATCAAAATAACACCGATAAAACGACGCAAAACAAAAAAGTCGAAGCGGAAGAAGGTCAGCAGCCTTTACGCGAGTGTCTCTTGGTTCACAGTTCCACTGACGTTGATTATCGCCAAATGATTTGCTTGGTTTTTGCTCATGAAAGTTTCAGGGGGGGGTTCGCTTCTTCGAAGTGCTTGGCACTCTCACATGGACTCTCCGCTCAGCAGGTCTCCAGGAAGCAGCGTGTTGATTGGGGTGGGGCTGCCGATAACCCTACCGTCCTCTGCGCTGGGCGGCCCCCAGAGGCTGGAGTAATGCTGTACGCCCCCCCACAGCAGCTCATTGTTCGCCTTGCCGCCGGACCCTGTGCCGCCCGCTCCTCCGCCCAGGCCACTGCTGGTCCAGTGGCCGATAGGGTGCGTGGCCGCCGTCCCTCCGCCACCCAGCCGCGTTTGATTGGTGCCGGGGTTGGCCTGCCAGCTTGTGGTGGGCGTAAGGGACTGACCCTGTGCAAAGAAGCGGTTCACCTCCTCTTCTCCAGCGAACTCCGCCAAGATAGTGGTGTTTCCCAGAACACACCTGGAAAACAAGAGAAGGAAAGCGATCAAAACTGATCTTTAAAAAGTATAATGATAGTTATTATCCAGTCTTTCTAGAAAAACGCagagttttttgtgattgttgcggacaaaaatccttgatcttaaggcacgttttcttaaaaaatgcgatggagtatgcaggatatttatgcaattttatgcgatgaaattgcgggaacttgcaaaaaccaCGGGTAACGAACGTGCAAAAACCACAGGAAGAACTTACAATAACCGCGGGAACAAACGTGCAAAAACCGCGGGAACGAACGTGCAAAAACCGCGGGAATGAACGTGCAAAAACCGCGGGAACGAACTTGCAAAAAACCCTCGGGAACGAACGTGCAAAAACCGCGGGAACGAACAACAAAAAACCGTGGGAACGAACATCCAAAAACCGCGGGGAACGACCTTGCAAAATCCACGGGAGggaacatgaaaaaaaaaaaacgcggggaacttgcaaaaaccgCGGGGAACTTGCAAAACTGCGGGGAACGAACGTGAACGGGAACTTAAAACTGCAGTAACTTGCAAAAACGGCGGGAACTAAAAACTACGGAAACTTCCAAAAACtccgggaacttgcaaaaactgcaggaacttgcaaaaactgttttcagcttttgcagcttttcaatgatgttcacatcacataatcacgtcacttcataacgttcccatggcaacaggggacatggctgcactTGTGTGAAATAAAtccaacatttttcaactttctgctaagatatatgtgatttttgctacgaaaatgcggggataTTGAAATCATGCATATTAGGAAATATGTTGtgcacggaaatctgcaatttatgctgcaaaagtgcggcgtatttgaaaaaatccGCCCCCctcataaatatgcagactttggctgattatgcgttaaattatgcgatcgcataatcgctttttctggagggactgattaTTGGAAAAACTATACATACATGTGTAGGGACTTCTGAGCTTTGGCAGCTTCCTCTTTTGAACTGTAGCGCACAACTGCATTGCCCTGCGTCAGGTTGAGATGGAATGTGATAAGTGGGCCATGTTGCATGCACAGTGTCCGCAGTGTTGAACCATCGATCTAAACAAAAAAGACAGCAAAGATATAACACAGCATAcagtaaagaaaaaaacaaaaaaataaataacaggcTGCCATGATGATACCTGTGGGGTGAGGTTTCTTAGGACCAACCAGCTAGTGCTTCTGTTAGAGCTGTCTGTACTCCACGTGGTTCCTAATCAAAGAGAGAGAGTCTTATAAACACATGCTCTGAATATCTCCTCAAAAAGTATTATAAGTTGCCTTAAAAAAAAGGTCTCTCTctataaaaaagtatatttcaTCCTGTTCATACAtcttatttatatttacatttttggggCGATTTCTACATAAACAATTTCCAACTGCAAAAGAAATCTGGAACTACAGTACTTCGGGTAAATATCAAGAAAGTGTGATTAAACAACAGCGTGGGTTTGCTGACTAACACACAACATATGCGAGAGAATAAAAACCACAACACACTGCATTCGTTCGTTGCAGTGCCAGATCCTGCACCTGGAAATGCTCCAATCGCTTCATCCCGACCTCAACGCTTTGATAGCGTTCACACCCACACAGAAGTAAACTGACAATTCAACTGCCGTCTCCGTACACCCACACCCAACCCTAAGAATAACTAAACGCACAGATATCCACACTCGGTTAAACTGTGCTATTTGGATAGAGAAAGGTCAGTGGCACCTGAGGAGTAAGAGCCGCTCCATCCGGCCACAAGGCCCAGGGTGTTTCCGCCCCACGTGGACGAGGGCTTGGTGTTGGTCAGGCCCGGGGGTGGTCGCGTGGGAGCCGTCGTGTTTCGGGGTCCTTGAGGGACTTTCCAAAGCTCGTGAGATAGAGAAGCCTGGGTGTGTGAGATGGGCCCCGGTGACCAAGTGGACTTCATGTCAGAGAGTTTGCCTGTGGATCAATAACATTGAAGGTGTTTAAAAGGGGCAGGAAGGATAAAATGGAGCCAAATGGTAACACACATCATATTTCCTGTGTCTAATTTGGAAAACTAGACGTCATTTCAGACAGGAGAGAGTGGGGCCATACTTGATGTCATAAGGGTTCATGCCCCACCCACAGAAGAACACAGTGAAGAACACAGCCCCCTCACCACTTCCATCTCACAAAATCACAGTTTGTGACCATGCTGGACACAGGGACAGTGTCTGACTAACACCACTGAGGGAATGTATGGACAAATGTAGGTGAAAAAGAGCTCTTTATGGGGGAAAAGAGCCCACTAGATACCTAGGAATGCAACCACCGTTCTAGGTCCCATGCTAGGCAGAGGTTGAACAGTGGATCTTTTAGAAAAAGTGGGACACAGGGAGGGTTGAGGGCAGACAGGGATTCTGGGAGTTGTACCTGTGTTGTCTGCCTCGGTGGAGGACAGACCGAAAGAGCTAGTGACTGGCCAATCGCTGGAGGGAGGCGGAGCCTCGCTCTGTGTGGAAGTTGGGGTGGAACCTACGTTGTGTCCCAAACAAAACAGGCAAGAATTCAAGTggaaataataaatgtaacaaaaaagGAATATCTTAAAGTTCTACAGGTAAGAAAAATAACATTGTAAGTGATGTGCAAAACAtacatttgtttaataaaataaacaaactaGTTAGTGTGTTGCCTAAACATTAAATTATTGCCATGCGGATGTTGTGGGACGCTTAAAAAGCAGAGTATATGGCCGTAGTCTAAACAGAAGCAATAATGCAAGATGTTTAAACATGTATGCCTAACTAGATACATAGTTTGGGGAAGTATTTTGCATCCACAGCCACCTGACAGGAAGTTAACTAAAAACAGATgcacatatttttcttttatggaAAAAGTGATCAGTCCTCTTACCTCCACTTCGGTCTCTGAGCAGATAGCGGTTAACATCCTGAATGTTGGTATTGATGGTAGGTCCACTGGGGACACTCCCTGGGGTCACATTGGGGTCGGTCTCAGGGTCGATATTTTGCAGTCCTTTCCAGGGAACTCCAGGACAGAACTCTGAGGGATTTCAAAAGAACCAAATCATGTATGATACACTGGTTTTGCCTAACAAATGTGTGCAAAGAGATTGTAGAGACACCGGTTAATTACCTGGAGGCCAGTTGACATTGGTCCCATTTGAGATCTTGTCATTGGTGTTCTTGCCCTGGCCCCAGCTATCATGATGTGCCAGAGGACTGGCAGGAGACTCGGAGCTGGGAATCAGATAGGGACTGTAGGAGTCATCCAGCTGAGGCTTACTTGGGGGACCAAGACTGGGGCCTACAGAGAAAGCACCTGTGAAAtttttactgtatatttactgtCCGTTTACTGACAACAAGACACACATAAAATCTGCACGCATTTGTGTGTACATTCATTAAATGTTTTGACTTATTGGTTATGCTTATCTAGACATCTGTTcgttaacacaatactgtgtaaATCTGTCTAACACATTTTTAAACACATCTATCAAAGAAATATGCAGATTCCACAGAGGCGTGCTGATAACCATAATAGTAATTGTCCTAGGTTTGTACCGTGCTTGTTGAAGTTAGGCTCCATTGGAGAGGAGTTGCCAGAGAGATTATCCATGGAGTTAGGGTGTGTCCACTGTGATAGGCGTGACTGAGGCTGAGGAGGGTCTTTAATAGACAGGCCACCCATGTCCATGCAGTTTACATTCATGTTATGGTTCAATCCAGCTACAgagacaaaaacacacaaaaggCTCTTATACATCATATACAGAACCTTCATCATGAAGGCACAAGCGTCTTCCTAGCAATAAACCATGTACATACTAAACTCGTATTCGAAGCCATGACAAAacgcaaaataaaagttatctgCGCAATAAGAGACAATGCTGGTACTCACACATAGGGTAGGGGGAGAAGGAGTTCGGAGAAGACTGCGGCTCTTTGGTCTGAAGGTCAGAAACGGAGAGACTGGAGGCTTGGGGATGGACGGGAAACGAGTCCAAAGCTGATTTGCCTGCGCTGGGATGCAGGCCCGGGTGAGAGGGGGGCGgctgctgttgctgctgctgtTTCATCAGCAGAGCCTGAGCCAGCTGCCGCTGATGCTGCTGAATCTGTTGCTGCATGTTATTGATTGTACGTGCAACCTGCAGGAGGACAAACTTGTGAACAGAGTGCATGCTGAATGCATATCAACATTTACATTTCAAATTAGAAGCTAGCAATAGGAATGACAATAATGGTACTTAAGTACAAAGACGCTTTGAaaataatagtttatttttttttttataactacCTGCTCACCGAATTTAAAGATTAAACACAAATATTCAGGTGTAAGTTAACGAGTGCATTTAAAAGCAGATTTTACTGTATTTTCGTATGTAGAGGGGTAAACTGCTTACTTGCTGCTCTTGCTGTCGGATGGGGCCAGAAACACTGCGCTGTGCCTGCAACATCTGCTGCTGAATTTGTAAACGCTGGTACGCCTGCAAAATCATACAGACAAGAAAACATTATAATAAGGCATTATCAGTGAAATTTAAAACACTCTGATAAACATATAAATGTGACGCTCTATGTAAAAACCCATTTTTAGTGATTTAATGTCACGcgttaataaaaatgtgtggcgttaaaatgaatttgcgttAACCTATTAATTTTGATAGCCCTAATATACcgtatgcatttataaaaagcaTAAGATCTGCACTCACCAGTTGCAGCTGATAAAGTTGGTTCAACAGGGTCATATGCTGAGGGTTTATTGGTGAGGTTAAAAGTGCAGGGTTGAGACCAATGTTTTTTGCTGCAAACTGTAAAAGCTGTGCTTGAACCTGTAAACGAGTGAACAGAGTGGTCAGAGTACACCATGACATTAACACATTTACCCACAGAATACTCAGGTGTGAAAAACTTTTTTCGGCAGATAACACCCCTCCTGCAGCAAGGTGCTAAACCACTAGCATACGCGTCCAAGCTCACCTGAGGGGTGAGAAACTGAGGCACTTGAGCGCGTAGACTAGGCTGGGAGGAGTTGAGAGGCGGCACTGTCGGCTGGGGAGGAGGCTGCTGCGGCTGCAGGGCCCGGGCTTGTGCTGCTCCACTGCTACCAAACACTCCGCTCTGCATCTACAACAAAACACACACGAAATCAACCTCATCCTGAAAACCGGAAAATGTATGACCACCAGCTGAGGGAAAATTTGGatattaaaacaaatttattaTGATTTTGCTCTCATTCGTTAATTTCCTTTTCCTAAagatatttcaaattattttcaaacattttgaaaagaaaataacatcatattATTAACCCTGGCCTATGTATCATTTAGGATATAAACTCGGTCTTAGATTTGAGTAATGAACACACAACAAACATCAGACTCACCTGTCTGTTGTTCAAGTTTTGCATGGCAACTCCAAGGCTTTGGCCAGGGAGTGCAGCACTACCCATTGGGAGCTTCAGGCTCGGAGAAGGCATAAACGGTGAGGTTTGGGCATCATCTACTAGCCCAGCATCCTAATGaggaaagaataaaaaaattacgaaTTTTCCACCCTGTTCTTTAGTCTTCTAGAAGCGAAGCCCAAAAGGTGCCCTTCTTTATTTCTATTTGTGCATATTAAGGTGAGAAGCAAGTACCTTGTCCATGAAAGGAGGACGATCTGAAGAGGATTCTTTGGAGATGACCGAAGGCCTGCAGCCCATTGGTTTATTGACTAGGCCGTTGTTGTAGTCAGAGATTCCCATCCCCCGTTTATCTAGTTCGGACTTCTTCTCCAACAGGGCGCCTATAACATTATAGATGTTTGATGTatatgctatatatatatatatgcacacacacagtaGAAAATCATTTAGCAAAGAGACTGAATATTTAGCAAACGTAACACTTACTCATAGCCTGATCCAAGTTCATGTTGTTGCTCTTAAGAGCCTCCTCCGCAGGATCTCTCTGCAGAATTAAAGAAGATAAACACCATCTATTATCTATGCCATCTATCATGTGCTGTGAATTAAACAGAATATATCTGTATAAAGCAAGCAAAATACTAATTTCATGAGTGACAAGCAGTACTCACAGGAAACCCCATGTCAGTTAGCTGCTTGATCAGACGATTCATGATCCAGGTATCATCCTGTTTGTTTGGGACTTTAACCTTCAGAGGGGAAAAACAGATTAGCTGTTTCTGCTGCAGGCAATGTGACTGATGCCAAAATAAGGCATCTTTGCTTCTATAGCCCTTGTACCTTTGGTGGGCCCTTCTTGGGTGGGTTGCCCCAGGAGTTGCAGGATGAGTTGCTCTCCTGAGATGCAGTGCTGTTCCACATATCTCCCTCCTCTTGATCCCAATGCCCCGCAGACATACCCATGTCCTCACCACCTCCCCAGCCATCTTGCATAGATTTGGGGGCTGGatgaaaaaaaatgtgattatgagaaatgtatataaaaatacacatcaAAACTAGCAATTGATCATTCACCATGAGGAGAAAAAAACTATGTACAATCAAGCAGTgcacattttttaacattaggGGGCTCTGTTATTACACAATTTGAAACTTAGTGATGATATCAGGCAACTACTCAGTGGGATCAGATACAGGCAATAATGTTATGATGTACTAACGGCACCCATTATTCTAAAACTAATATTTAAGGGGGAAATATCTgacaacataataaatacaaataaatacttTCTTAAATattgccttaatttaaaaacatgagCTTTCTTTGGAGTACTAAATAAGCCAATGAAGCAAACTGCTACATTGAAACAACTATGTAGAACAACTGAAGTTAAGATTCACAGTCAATTTTGTATCACTAAACATTACATACTTTCATATATCACATACATTCTGCttataaaaaatttacaaagtatacattttaatatggcAACATGAATATGACTTTTTCCATTTCAGCTTCTATAGATATGTATATGTCAAGAGTCAGATTTAAGTATaaagaataaaacaaaataaattaagataatttattcaaaataaacaaaagttTGACAAAGCTAACCAGGTTTGCATGGGGCAGGTCCAGGAGGTCCGTTACCTCTACCATAGACTTCAGACCCATTATCACTCCAGCCTCCACAGCCACCTGGGGGTTTACCCCATGCCGAAGTGCCATTGTCCACACTTACTGCAGGGGCGGCTGGCTCTCCCCATGTGGGTTCAGGTTTTGAATGGACGTTTGTCATCTCCCCCCATCCTGTAGAGGAACACGCACAAATCTACCATAAGCTTTAACTGCATCACTGGTCATATAAGCAACTTGTTTACAAGTCTAAGACAATGTTGTATACATGTCTACAAAATAAACTACAAATGTTATTTTCTAGGATAAGGTGACCTAAAATGGAATAATAGGCAGTAATATTAAACGTCTGTTTAATTCTTGGCAGAGGAAAGATTAAAGAATGCCATGCTGAATACAGCTTTGGCAGAGGGAAAGACAGCAGAGTCTGTTCCAGGTTGTTTTATAGTTTTCTTACCTGGATTCATTAGCCCAGTTCTGTTGTGTGGAGGCCCTGTTTGATGTGGGGCTACGTTATCAGGGGAAATGTGGTTATTATTAGAGTTTGGCCCTCCATGACTGTGGGTCTGCATGGGAGGCTGGTTATGATGGGAATGATGATGATGGTTGTTGGGTACATTGTTGGCATTGGCAGGGCCTGATTTGCCTTGCATGCCAGGGTTATTTCTGTCCCAGAGATTGACTGTCTTGTTATGTGTACTTGGGTCACCCCAAGCTGAGGTACCATCATCGATCTCCATTTTACGACGGATAGAGGGTGGAGATGGCTCCTCCCATCCAGTGGGCTCTCCAGTGTGATCGGGTTTAACACTTCCACTATTTCCTCCACCCCATCCAGAGCCGCTTTGTTTTATAGAGCTTGGACCTCCCCAAGAACCCATGCTACCACTGCCACTATTGCCATTGTTGCCATCCTGAGGCTTGTTATTCCATCCTTGTGGTTGCACATTGGGGCGCTGTGTATCTCCCCAGTTTCCTCCTACTGTTGGGGCAGGTTTTCCCCATCTGGAGCCCTCATTCCAGCCTGATCCTTCTGCCTCCCAGGAGGAGCTGGATGGGCCATTTTTTTTCCCGTCTGCAGGTTCACCCCATTCTCCTCCAGATCCACTTTCTCCACTAGGCCCATTGCCCCATCCTTGAGATGATTTGTGACCCTCAGTCCAACCCTGTGGTTTGATTTTAGCATGACTCTCCTCCCAGGTAGGAGATTTTTCCTCAGAACCCCAAGTCTGACCACTTTTCTGCAGGTTGCCACCCGGACCACCAGATGGGGTACTGCCCCAGTTTCCAGGACCACTGGAGGGTTTCTTGTTGTTGGCCGGATCCGTCCAACCAGAACCAGCCTGG
This genomic interval carries:
- the tnrc6c1 gene encoding trinucleotide repeat-containing gene 6C protein isoform X3, encoding MEEKKKKKQDEKKKKEAAQKKAAEQKTKELPQQSGLAAQYENIPPKRSATTASSNSCSGWDPLIIDESDTEAWPSISCKESHGPAGCQLDTESVSDISSTSSMSMATGSGQQGHFSTNHPSKANVSHSGGLLSSQGGASRGWGSGPSPASGGEGKNEVSSTSVGVRGWGSSNFNLNLNPNANPSAWPVLGHEGTGMGGGSSGGNNPPPSNLCSPPGSLPSQGSSSGGSISGANGNSAGNGGSGNCNTTWGSIMPSDSSEPHSSPSTNVSFSSEPQNLNTDGPNHTKQEPRSPGHCLPNWGVGSAGMGSFVQTPGGASQVNGEEEPVWGNGDAKSVSGSKDSGWDSGSSWGQGVASGTASWGQASSTGDWGKHSNSEAKGWDSTSSPTQEQQLNSWVRGPNAPASEGSSDSMECCPRRRDRSSRDETSPILPTPDMDPRVLCNTGWGQTPVRQHTAWETEEAARSNRKNDIGTDAWGSTSNATNAGPIPTSGNANINSANASRPDSGSKNEGPCPSTGAAPGWGTAMQPPQAGSGWTDPANNKKPSSGPGNWGSTPSGGPGGNLQKSGQTWGSEEKSPTWEESHAKIKPQGWTEGHKSSQGWGNGPSGESGSGGEWGEPADGKKNGPSSSSWEAEGSGWNEGSRWGKPAPTVGGNWGDTQRPNVQPQGWNNKPQDGNNGNSGSGSMGSWGGPSSIKQSGSGWGGGNSGSVKPDHTGEPTGWEEPSPPSIRRKMEIDDGTSAWGDPSTHNKTVNLWDRNNPGMQGKSGPANANNVPNNHHHHSHHNQPPMQTHSHGGPNSNNNHISPDNVAPHQTGPPHNRTGLMNPGWGEMTNVHSKPEPTWGEPAAPAVSVDNGTSAWGKPPGGCGGWSDNGSEVYGRGNGPPGPAPCKPAPKSMQDGWGGGEDMGMSAGHWDQEEGDMWNSTASQESNSSCNSWGNPPKKGPPKVKVPNKQDDTWIMNRLIKQLTDMGFPRDPAEEALKSNNMNLDQAMSALLEKKSELDKRGMGISDYNNGLVNKPMGCRPSVISKESSSDRPPFMDKDAGLVDDAQTSPFMPSPSLKLPMGSAALPGQSLGVAMQNLNNRQMQSGVFGSSGAAQARALQPQQPPPQPTVPPLNSSQPSLRAQVPQFLTPQVQAQLLQFAAKNIGLNPALLTSPINPQHMTLLNQLYQLQLAYQRLQIQQQMLQAQRSVSGPIRQQEQQVARTINNMQQQIQQHQRQLAQALLMKQQQQQQPPPSHPGLHPSAGKSALDSFPVHPQASSLSVSDLQTKEPQSSPNSFSPYPMSGLNHNMNVNCMDMGGLSIKDPPQPQSRLSQWTHPNSMDNLSGNSSPMEPNFNKHGAFSVGPSLGPPSKPQLDDSYSPYLIPSSESPASPLAHHDSWGQGKNTNDKISNGTNVNWPPEFCPGVPWKGLQNIDPETDPNVTPGSVPSGPTINTNIQDVNRYLLRDRSGGKLSDMKSTWSPGPISHTQASLSHELWKVPQGPRNTTAPTRPPPGLTNTKPSSTWGGNTLGLVAGWSGSYSSGTTWSTDSSNRSTSWLVLRNLTPQIDGSTLRTLCMQHGPLITFHLNLTQGNAVVRYSSKEEAAKAQKSLHMCVLGNTTILAEFAGEEEVNRFFAQGQSLTPTTSWQANPGTNQTRLGGGGTAATHPIGHWTSSGLGGGAGGTGSGGKANNELLWGGVQHYSSLWGPPSAEDGRVIGSPTPINTLLPGDLLSGESM